Proteins co-encoded in one Paraburkholderia edwinii genomic window:
- the nudB gene encoding dihydroneopterin triphosphate diphosphatase, protein MPKPPKIPESVLVVIHTPELDVLLIERADRPALWQSVTGARNYVDEPFAETAAREVGEETGIVVGSRDVPREALIDWHHHIQFEIFAEWRHRYAEGVTVNTEHWFSLQVPRRLEVTLAPREHTAHIWLPYQDAAQQCFSWSNRDAILQLPERVRALNTGRGA, encoded by the coding sequence ATGCCGAAACCGCCGAAGATCCCCGAATCCGTGCTTGTCGTGATCCATACGCCCGAGCTCGACGTGCTGCTGATCGAGCGGGCCGATCGTCCCGCACTGTGGCAGTCGGTGACCGGTGCGCGCAACTATGTCGACGAGCCGTTTGCGGAAACGGCCGCGCGCGAAGTGGGCGAGGAGACCGGCATCGTCGTCGGCTCGCGCGACGTACCGCGCGAGGCGCTGATCGACTGGCATCACCATATCCAGTTCGAGATCTTCGCCGAATGGCGGCATCGTTATGCCGAAGGCGTGACCGTCAACACAGAACACTGGTTCAGTCTGCAAGTGCCGCGCCGCCTCGAAGTGACGCTCGCGCCGCGCGAGCACACCGCGCATATCTGGTTGCCGTATCAGGACGCGGCACAGCAATGCTTCTCGTGGTCGAACCGCGACGCGATCCTGCAACTGCCCGAGCGCGTACGCGCGCTGAATACGGGGCGCGGCGCATGA
- the clsB gene encoding cardiolipin synthase ClsB, whose translation MSGGQRRLAHFGQTLLGRRYLSRYRFTTGNDVRLFTSGDQYFAALIERIDAAKHVVTLETYIFADDDAGHDVSAALLRATQRGVRVRVITDGIGTTRLQIFSEWVAAGIEHRIYNPHLFGRFGFSRTHRKLAVIDDTYAYCGGINIVDDYDQNGTRLPFPRWDFAVELSGPVVADVRVAFDLQWRRIRIGHRPKPTPDTDGATNAQAVTDQFVRARRRIRTGDVRAAAEPSVAFVARDNIVNRRAIEKAYLTAIGQARDEVLLANPYFMPGRKLRRALIYAAERGVDVRLVVGRKEFAILDYAVPFLYRSLLRAGVKIAEYEKTMLHGKVAVVDSNWGTVGSSNLDALSLVLNNEANVVLVLHQQLDQLRGAILAAFAESRGIDVAHYEARPLSEQFVNWFAYQGYRALMKLLTVGGYD comes from the coding sequence ATGAGCGGCGGTCAGCGCCGTCTCGCCCACTTCGGACAGACGCTGCTCGGCCGGCGCTATCTGTCACGCTACCGCTTCACGACCGGCAACGACGTGCGGCTCTTCACGTCCGGCGACCAGTATTTCGCCGCGCTAATCGAACGCATCGACGCGGCGAAACATGTCGTCACGCTCGAAACCTACATCTTCGCCGACGACGACGCCGGCCACGACGTCTCCGCCGCACTGCTGCGCGCGACGCAACGCGGCGTCCGCGTGCGGGTGATCACGGATGGCATCGGCACCACGCGCCTGCAGATCTTCAGCGAGTGGGTCGCGGCCGGCATCGAGCATCGCATCTACAACCCGCATCTGTTCGGCCGCTTCGGCTTCTCGCGCACGCACCGCAAGCTTGCTGTGATCGACGACACCTACGCGTACTGCGGCGGCATCAATATCGTCGACGACTACGACCAGAACGGCACGCGTCTGCCGTTTCCGCGCTGGGATTTCGCGGTCGAACTGAGCGGCCCGGTGGTTGCCGACGTGCGTGTCGCGTTCGATCTGCAATGGCGGCGCATCCGCATCGGCCACCGCCCGAAGCCGACGCCCGACACCGACGGCGCGACCAATGCGCAGGCGGTTACCGACCAGTTCGTGCGCGCGCGCCGCCGCATCCGCACGGGCGACGTCCGCGCGGCGGCCGAGCCGTCGGTCGCCTTCGTCGCGCGTGACAACATCGTGAACCGCCGTGCGATCGAGAAGGCGTATCTGACCGCGATCGGGCAGGCGCGCGACGAAGTGCTGCTTGCGAATCCGTATTTCATGCCGGGCCGGAAGCTGCGGCGCGCGCTAATCTACGCGGCCGAGCGAGGGGTCGACGTGCGGCTCGTGGTCGGCAGAAAGGAGTTCGCCATACTCGACTATGCCGTGCCGTTCCTCTACCGCTCGCTGCTGCGCGCGGGCGTGAAGATCGCCGAGTACGAGAAGACGATGCTGCACGGCAAAGTCGCCGTGGTCGATTCCAACTGGGGCACCGTCGGTTCGTCGAATCTCGATGCGCTGAGTCTCGTGCTCAACAACGAGGCCAACGTGGTGCTCGTACTGCATCAGCAGCTGGACCAGTTGCGCGGCGCGATCCTCGCCGCGTTTGCGGAATCGCGCGGCATCGACGTCGCGCACTACGAGGCGCGGCCCTTGTCCGAACAATTCGTCAACTGGTTCGCCTATCAGGGCTACCGGGCGCTGATGAAGCTGCTGACCGTCGGCGGATACGACTAG
- the aspS gene encoding aspartate--tRNA ligase → MSMRSEYCGLVTEHLLGQSVSLCGWVQRRRDHGGVIFIDLRDREGLVQVVCDPDRAEMFKTAEGVRNEFCVQIKGLVRNRPEGTTNAGLASGKIEVLCHELIVLNASVTPPFQLDDDNLSETTRLTHRVLDLRRPQMQHNLRLRYRVAMEVRKYLDAEGFIDIETPMLTKSTPEGARDYLVPSRTNAGQFFALPQSPQLFKQLLMVANFDRYYQITKCFRDEDLRADRQPEFTQIDCETSFLREQEIRDLFEAMIRHVFKETIDVTLPDAFPVMQYSEAMRRFGSDKPDLRVKLEFTDLTDAVKDVEFKVFSAPANTKDGRVAALRVPKGGELSRGDIDSYTEFVRIYGAKGLAWIKVNEVAKGRDGLQSPIVKNLHDAAVAAIIERTGAQDGDIIFFAADRAKVVNDSLGALRLKIGHSEFGKANGLVESGWKPLWVIDFPMFEYDEEENRYVAAHHPFTSPKDEHLEFLETDPGRCLAKAYDMVLNGWEIGGGSVRIYQEDVQSKVFRALKINAEEARLKFGFLLDALQYGAPPHGGIAFGLDRIVTMMAGADSIRDVIAFPKTQRAQDLLTQAPSEVDERQLRELHIRLRQAEQKAQ, encoded by the coding sequence ATGTCGATGAGATCTGAATACTGCGGTCTGGTGACCGAACACCTGCTCGGCCAAAGCGTGTCGCTGTGCGGCTGGGTACAACGGCGCCGCGACCATGGCGGCGTTATCTTCATCGACCTGCGCGACCGCGAAGGCCTCGTTCAGGTCGTTTGCGACCCGGATCGCGCCGAGATGTTCAAGACCGCCGAAGGCGTGCGCAACGAGTTTTGCGTGCAGATCAAGGGCCTCGTGCGCAACCGTCCGGAAGGCACGACCAACGCGGGCCTCGCGAGCGGCAAGATCGAAGTGCTGTGCCATGAGCTGATCGTGCTCAACGCGTCGGTCACGCCGCCGTTCCAGCTCGACGACGACAACCTCTCCGAAACCACGCGCCTCACGCACCGCGTGCTCGACCTGCGCCGTCCGCAGATGCAGCACAACCTGCGCCTGCGCTATCGCGTCGCGATGGAAGTGCGCAAGTATCTCGACGCGGAAGGCTTTATCGACATCGAAACGCCGATGCTGACGAAGAGCACGCCCGAAGGCGCGCGCGACTACCTCGTGCCGTCGCGCACGAACGCGGGCCAGTTCTTCGCGTTGCCGCAATCGCCGCAGCTCTTCAAGCAGTTGCTAATGGTCGCGAACTTCGACCGCTACTACCAGATCACGAAGTGCTTCCGCGACGAAGACCTGCGCGCGGATCGTCAGCCGGAATTCACGCAGATCGACTGCGAAACGTCGTTCCTGCGCGAGCAGGAAATTCGCGATCTGTTCGAAGCGATGATCCGCCACGTGTTCAAGGAAACGATCGATGTCACGCTGCCCGATGCGTTCCCGGTCATGCAGTACTCGGAAGCGATGCGCCGCTTCGGCTCGGACAAGCCGGACCTGCGCGTGAAGCTCGAATTCACCGACCTGACCGATGCCGTGAAGGACGTCGAATTCAAGGTGTTCAGCGCACCGGCCAATACGAAGGACGGCCGCGTCGCGGCGCTGCGCGTGCCGAAGGGCGGCGAACTGTCGCGTGGCGATATCGATAGCTACACCGAGTTCGTGCGCATTTACGGCGCGAAGGGCCTCGCGTGGATCAAGGTCAACGAAGTCGCGAAGGGCCGAGACGGTCTGCAAAGCCCGATCGTCAAGAACCTGCACGACGCGGCGGTGGCGGCGATCATCGAGCGCACCGGCGCGCAGGATGGCGACATCATCTTCTTCGCGGCTGATCGTGCGAAGGTCGTCAACGACAGCCTCGGCGCGCTGCGCCTGAAAATCGGCCACTCGGAATTCGGCAAGGCGAACGGCCTCGTCGAGTCGGGCTGGAAGCCGCTGTGGGTGATCGACTTCCCGATGTTCGAGTACGACGAGGAAGAGAACCGCTACGTCGCCGCGCACCATCCGTTCACGAGCCCGAAGGACGAGCACCTCGAGTTCCTCGAGACGGACCCGGGCCGTTGCCTCGCGAAGGCCTACGACATGGTGCTGAACGGCTGGGAAATCGGCGGCGGTTCGGTGCGTATCTATCAGGAAGACGTGCAGAGCAAGGTGTTCCGCGCGCTGAAGATCAACGCGGAAGAAGCGCGCCTGAAGTTCGGCTTCCTGCTCGACGCGCTGCAGTACGGCGCGCCGCCGCACGGTGGCATCGCGTTCGGCCTCGACCGTATCGTCACGATGATGGCCGGCGCCGATTCGATTCGCGATGTGATCGCGTTCCCGAAGACGCAACGCGCGCAGGATCTGCTGACGCAGGCGCCGAGCGAAGTCGACGAACGGCAGCTGCGCGAGCTGCATATCCGTCTGCGTCAGGCAGAGCAGAAGGCGCAATAA
- a CDS encoding DUF502 domain-containing protein: MTTKKTTLKSVFLTGLLVLVPLAITLWVLGLIIGTMDQTLLLLPQAWRPENLFGFRLPGLGAVLTLAFIFVVGLLTQNFIGQKLVSWWELIVARIPVVGPLYTSVKQVSDTLLSSSGNAFRKALLIEYPRRGSYTIAFLTGIPGGDVVNHLKEDFVSVYVPTTPNPTSGFFLMVPKSEVIELDMTVDAALKYIVSMGVVAPAAPQPVTPARRTPVEPPM; encoded by the coding sequence ATGACGACGAAAAAGACGACGCTCAAATCGGTATTCCTGACCGGCCTGCTGGTGCTGGTGCCTCTTGCCATCACACTGTGGGTGCTCGGTCTCATCATCGGGACGATGGATCAGACGCTGCTGCTGTTGCCGCAGGCCTGGCGTCCCGAAAATCTGTTCGGTTTCCGCCTGCCAGGCCTCGGCGCCGTGCTGACGCTAGCTTTCATCTTCGTCGTCGGGTTGTTGACGCAGAACTTCATTGGGCAGAAGCTCGTCAGCTGGTGGGAACTGATCGTCGCGCGTATTCCGGTCGTCGGTCCGCTTTACACGAGCGTGAAACAGGTGTCGGACACGCTGCTGTCGTCGAGCGGCAACGCGTTCCGCAAGGCGCTCCTGATCGAATACCCGCGCCGCGGTTCGTACACGATCGCGTTCCTGACCGGCATTCCGGGGGGCGACGTGGTCAATCACCTGAAGGAAGACTTCGTGAGCGTCTATGTGCCGACCACGCCGAACCCCACTTCGGGTTTCTTCCTGATGGTGCCGAAGAGCGAAGTGATCGAGCTCGACATGACGGTCGACGCGGCGCTCAAGTACATCGTTTCGATGGGCGTCGTCGCGCCGGCCGCGCCGCAGCCGGTCACACCGGCGCGCCGCACGCCCGTCGAGCCACCCATGTAA
- a CDS encoding TetR/AcrR family transcriptional regulator: MRKGEQTRAAILDAALDLASRDGLEGLTIGLLAERMQMSKSGVFAHFGSREDLQVEVVREYHRRFEDEVFFPSLREPRGLPRLRSMLSRWIEKRIQEVTTGCIYISGAVEYDDRPDNPVREQLVSSVTMWRAALTRAISQAIDEGHLRRDTDPQLMLFELYSFTLGLHHDARFLHLPDAVRLTWAALEKLIVSYQSEGASR, encoded by the coding sequence ATGCGAAAAGGCGAACAGACGCGAGCCGCCATTCTCGATGCGGCGCTGGATCTCGCGAGCCGTGACGGACTCGAAGGCCTGACGATCGGCTTGCTGGCCGAGCGCATGCAGATGAGCAAAAGTGGCGTGTTCGCGCATTTCGGGTCCCGCGAAGATTTGCAGGTCGAAGTGGTGCGCGAGTACCACCGCCGCTTCGAGGACGAGGTGTTCTTTCCGAGCCTGCGCGAACCGCGCGGTCTGCCGCGTTTGCGCTCGATGCTCTCGCGCTGGATCGAGAAGCGCATCCAGGAAGTCACGACCGGCTGCATCTACATCAGCGGCGCGGTCGAGTACGACGACCGGCCCGACAACCCGGTGCGCGAGCAGCTCGTATCGAGCGTGACGATGTGGCGCGCGGCGCTCACGCGCGCGATTTCACAGGCAATCGACGAAGGGCATCTGCGCCGCGATACCGATCCGCAGCTGATGTTGTTCGAACTGTATAGCTTCACCTTGGGTCTGCATCATGACGCGCGCTTTCTGCATCTGCCCGATGCCGTGCGTCTGACGTGGGCCGCGCTGGAAAAACTGATCGTTTCGTACCAAAGCGAGGGCGCTAGCCGCTAG
- the ubiB gene encoding ubiquinone biosynthesis regulatory protein kinase UbiB, with product MRFLRFLKIFFTVIRFGLDEMMLSRINDRRVRLLLRITTIGRKFNDPPGLRLRLALESLGPIFVKFGQVLSTRRDLLRPDIANELAKLQDQVPPFDSDVAISIIERSLGAPVNVLFDDFERVPVASASIAQVHFATVKAGQHAGKSVAIKVLRPNMLPVIDSDLALLRDIAVWAERLWADGKRLKPREVVAEFDKYLHDELDLMREAANGSQLRRNFAGLDLLLVPEMYWEFSTSNVLVMERMVGVPISQVETLRAAGVDIPKLAREGVEIFFTQVFRDGFFHADMHPGNIQVSLDPAHFGRYIALDFGIVGALSDFDKNYLAQNFLAFFKRDYHRVATLHLESGWVPPNTRVEELESAIRAVCEPYFDRALKDISLGQVLMRLFSTSRRFNVEIQPQLVLLQKTMLNVEGLGRSLDPELDLWKTAKPYLERWMNEQIGLRGWYERLKIEAPQWSKTLPQLPRLVHQALAHRHDPQQRGINDETIRQILLEQKRTNRLLQGLLMFGVAVGVGAVLARAWIAFAYGG from the coding sequence ATGCGTTTTCTGCGCTTTCTCAAGATCTTCTTTACCGTCATCCGCTTCGGTCTCGACGAGATGATGCTTAGCCGCATCAACGATCGTCGCGTGCGACTGTTGCTGCGTATTACGACCATCGGCCGTAAGTTCAACGATCCGCCCGGGCTGCGGCTGCGCCTTGCGCTCGAAAGCCTCGGACCGATTTTCGTGAAGTTCGGCCAGGTCCTGTCGACGCGCCGCGATCTGCTGCGCCCCGACATCGCCAACGAACTCGCGAAGTTGCAGGACCAGGTGCCGCCGTTCGACTCCGATGTCGCGATCTCGATCATCGAGCGCTCGCTCGGTGCGCCGGTCAACGTACTGTTCGACGACTTCGAGCGCGTGCCGGTCGCGAGCGCGTCGATCGCGCAAGTGCACTTCGCCACCGTGAAGGCCGGCCAGCACGCGGGCAAGTCGGTGGCGATCAAGGTGCTGCGGCCGAACATGCTGCCCGTGATCGATTCGGACCTGGCGCTGTTGCGCGACATCGCCGTGTGGGCCGAGCGGCTGTGGGCTGATGGCAAGCGCCTGAAGCCGCGCGAGGTGGTGGCCGAATTCGACAAATATCTGCACGACGAGCTCGACCTGATGCGCGAGGCCGCGAACGGCAGCCAGCTGCGGCGCAATTTTGCAGGCCTCGATCTGCTGCTCGTGCCCGAGATGTATTGGGAGTTCTCCACGTCCAACGTGCTCGTGATGGAGCGCATGGTCGGCGTGCCGATCAGCCAGGTCGAGACCTTGCGCGCGGCGGGCGTCGATATTCCGAAGCTCGCGCGCGAAGGTGTCGAGATCTTTTTCACGCAGGTGTTTCGCGATGGCTTCTTCCACGCGGACATGCACCCTGGCAACATCCAGGTAAGCCTCGACCCCGCGCATTTCGGGCGCTACATCGCGCTCGACTTCGGCATCGTCGGCGCGCTGTCGGACTTCGACAAGAACTACCTCGCGCAGAACTTTCTCGCGTTCTTCAAGCGCGACTATCACCGCGTCGCGACGCTGCACCTCGAGTCGGGCTGGGTGCCGCCGAACACGCGCGTCGAGGAACTCGAAAGCGCGATACGCGCGGTCTGCGAGCCGTACTTCGACCGCGCGCTGAAAGACATCTCGCTGGGCCAGGTGCTGATGCGGCTGTTCTCGACGTCGCGCCGCTTTAACGTGGAGATCCAGCCGCAGCTCGTGCTGCTGCAGAAGACGATGCTCAACGTCGAAGGCCTTGGCCGTTCGCTCGACCCCGAGCTCGATCTCTGGAAGACCGCGAAGCCGTATCTCGAACGCTGGATGAACGAGCAGATCGGTTTGCGCGGCTGGTACGAGCGGCTCAAGATCGAGGCGCCGCAGTGGAGCAAGACGCTGCCGCAATTGCCGCGGCTCGTGCATCAGGCACTCGCGCATCGGCACGATCCGCAGCAGCGCGGCATCAACGACGAAACGATTCGGCAGATTCTGCTCGAACAGAAACGCACGAACCGGCTGCTGCAGGGGCTTCTGATGTTCGGCGTCGCGGTCGGCGTTGGCGCGGTGCTCGCGCGTGCGTGGATTGCGTTCGCGTATGGCGGATGA
- a CDS encoding FmdB family zinc ribbon protein yields the protein MPIYAYRCESCGFGKDVLQKLSDAPLTQCPQCGSDTFRKQVTAAGFQLKGSGWYVTDFRGGNGSKGSNNGADSGANSGSNASGKDGEGSSAGASSEGGKSGSSDGAAAASSKPAGGSNSASASGSSTGSNAGSTAGSTAGPTSGSASST from the coding sequence ATGCCGATCTACGCTTATCGCTGCGAGTCGTGCGGCTTCGGGAAAGACGTGCTTCAGAAGCTGAGCGACGCCCCGTTGACACAATGCCCGCAATGCGGGTCCGATACATTCCGCAAGCAGGTCACTGCCGCTGGTTTTCAGCTGAAAGGCTCGGGCTGGTATGTGACGGATTTCCGTGGCGGTAACGGGTCTAAAGGATCCAATAACGGAGCCGACAGCGGGGCCAACAGCGGTTCGAATGCATCCGGCAAGGACGGCGAAGGCAGTAGCGCAGGCGCGTCGTCCGAAGGCGGCAAATCCGGTTCGTCGGACGGCGCCGCGGCTGCGTCGTCGAAGCCGGCCGGCGGATCGAACAGCGCATCGGCTTCTGGGTCCTCCACCGGGTCTAACGCCGGGTCCACCGCGGGTTCCACCGCGGGTCCCACATCAGGCAGCGCAAGCAGCACGTAA